The following proteins come from a genomic window of Methanobacterium sp.:
- a CDS encoding peptidase, whose amino-acid sequence MDLEPGWEKKALIIVAVVTVILVVYAYGPFNGNARAEVVNNTSEAPVTEPAPVPAPQVPTFNNSTSSNITSVNVTGGNNGTYQVTADQAKKIASQPNFTAGEPAKGNIMINNNNTAVWIVPLMKGTVIFKRIYVDAATGIIVGSEEVKN is encoded by the coding sequence ATGGATCTGGAACCAGGATGGGAAAAAAAAGCTTTGATTATAGTTGCCGTTGTAACTGTAATTCTGGTAGTGTATGCCTACGGACCATTTAATGGTAATGCCAGAGCTGAAGTTGTAAACAACACATCAGAAGCTCCAGTAACTGAACCTGCCCCAGTCCCAGCCCCACAGGTTCCTACGTTCAACAACTCCACATCCAGTAACATTACCAGCGTTAATGTGACCGGTGGAAATAATGGAACTTATCAGGTTACAGCTGATCAGGCCAAAAAAATTGCATCACAACCTAATTTTACAGCAGGAGAACCTGCAAAAGGTAATATAATGATTAATAACAATAACACTGCTGTCTGGATTGTTCCCCTTATGAAAGGCACTGTTATATTTAAAAGAATATATGTTGATGCTGCAACTGGAATTATCGTTGGAAGCGAAGAAGTAAAGAATTAA
- a CDS encoding TIGR00289 family protein, whose amino-acid sequence MKVAVLFSGGKDSTMAYYKAREEGHEVKYLVSLISDNPASYMFHVANIHITELSAEALGVPLIRKVTKGIKEEELEDLTTVLRDLKNEGIEGIYSGALHSVYQKSRIDSICEELGLKSYAPLWHRDPEEYMKEVIELGFEVIITSVSAEGLDESWLGRKIDSAVLEDIIALNKKYGIHIAFEGGEAETLVLDGPVFNKKIKITESEVIWERDSGYFLIKDAVLIDK is encoded by the coding sequence ATGAAGGTGGCAGTTCTCTTCTCAGGCGGTAAAGATAGTACAATGGCTTATTATAAGGCTCGTGAAGAAGGGCATGAAGTTAAATATCTGGTATCTTTAATTTCAGATAATCCTGCCTCTTACATGTTTCACGTGGCCAATATACATATTACAGAACTTTCTGCTGAAGCACTGGGTGTTCCTCTTATCCGGAAAGTTACAAAGGGTATTAAAGAAGAAGAATTGGAGGATTTAACCACTGTTTTAAGAGATTTAAAGAATGAAGGAATTGAAGGTATTTATTCTGGTGCATTACATTCTGTTTACCAAAAATCAAGAATTGACAGTATCTGTGAAGAATTAGGACTTAAATCATACGCTCCACTCTGGCACAGGGACCCAGAAGAATATATGAAGGAAGTTATTGAGCTTGGATTTGAGGTTATTATTACAAGCGTTTCAGCAGAGGGGCTTGACGAGTCCTGGTTAGGTAGAAAGATCGATTCTGCTGTTCTTGAAGATATCATTGCTTTAAATAAAAAGTATGGAATACACATTGCCTTTGAAGGGGGCGAGGCAGAAACTCTTGTTTTAGATGGGCCTGTTTTTAATAAAAAAATTAAAATTACTGAATCTGAAGTGATTTGGGAAAGAGATAGTGGTTATTTTTTAATTAAAGATGCAGTTTTGATAGATAAATAA
- a CDS encoding A24 family peptidase C-terminal domain-containing protein: MTEIPFLCTIIAVTACLYASYTDLKSGIIPNKLTLPLIGIGIVLNGFYAFILGNIWLIVYTLIFTAAIFILGYIFWKLGAWAGGDVKLFTCLAALLPFYPAITGYNISGASFPINASYPFPFTLIINSILAILPFLLIFIFYIALKKKPYLMDELTALVKDYRKNIVLTLVITSAVTLTIIITPYLPFQIIIVSLILIYLLTLVISKLPNRIKTVAVSALTVFALYSNLTLTISSVIVLFLMITAIEIVKKLLTTVNKKALQDDYEIKDLKEGMIPAYNIYQMDGEVYVDDKGLFEGIKESIKKGDTAGLQEPKGKLIISSMAAGLSEEDIELLKKLYNENKISKEFRIKKGVPFAPSIFIGLLISLFIGDLAVILQKVLYFLFS; encoded by the coding sequence ATGACCGAGATACCTTTTTTATGTACAATTATAGCAGTTACTGCATGTTTATATGCCAGTTACACTGACTTAAAATCAGGAATTATCCCTAATAAATTAACTCTTCCATTAATAGGAATTGGAATAGTTCTAAATGGATTTTATGCCTTTATACTGGGTAATATCTGGCTAATAGTTTATACATTGATCTTTACTGCAGCAATTTTTATTCTGGGATACATATTCTGGAAGTTAGGGGCATGGGCTGGTGGAGATGTTAAATTATTCACATGCTTAGCAGCCTTACTTCCATTTTATCCTGCAATTACAGGTTATAATATTTCAGGTGCTTCCTTTCCCATTAATGCATCTTATCCTTTTCCATTCACCCTGATAATTAACAGTATCCTTGCAATACTCCCCTTTTTATTGATATTCATATTCTACATAGCTTTAAAGAAGAAACCGTATCTAATGGATGAGTTAACTGCACTAGTTAAAGATTACAGGAAAAATATAGTTTTAACGCTTGTAATTACCTCAGCAGTTACACTGACCATTATTATTACTCCTTATCTACCCTTTCAGATAATTATAGTTTCTTTAATTTTAATTTATCTTTTAACCCTTGTTATTTCAAAGTTACCTAACAGGATCAAGACTGTAGCTGTATCTGCTTTAACAGTATTTGCACTTTACAGTAATTTAACATTAACAATAAGCAGTGTAATTGTACTATTTTTAATGATAACTGCCATTGAGATTGTTAAAAAGCTCCTCACAACTGTGAATAAGAAAGCGCTGCAGGATGATTATGAAATTAAGGATTTAAAGGAAGGGATGATTCCAGCTTACAACATCTATCAAATGGATGGTGAAGTCTACGTGGATGATAAGGGACTTTTTGAGGGAATAAAAGAGTCAATTAAGAAAGGTGATACTGCAGGCCTACAGGAACCTAAAGGTAAGCTTATAATAAGTAGTATGGCTGCAGGACTATCTGAAGAAGATATTGAACTTTTAAAGAAACTTTATAATGAAAACAAAATTTCTAAGGAGTTTAGAATTAAAAAAGGAGTTCCATTTGCACCATCAATTTTTATAGGTCTTTTAATATCTCTTTTTATTGGAGATCTGGCAGTTATACTCCAGAAAGTGCTTTATTTCCTATTTAGTTAG
- a CDS encoding class III signal peptide-containing protein: MDDKGQISAEYLLLIVVILTILTAVTIPLMGQAIDASNDVSWTSDAKIAVESTANAVNIVYANGPGSKRTFNVYIPQNNMKLQTRGNEIFIITNLSDGTLKNVSSTTNYNLNTTSITLNKTWHTLQVEWLTGQNQITIRRVN, translated from the coding sequence ATGGATGATAAGGGACAGATTTCAGCAGAATATTTGCTATTGATTGTGGTGATTTTAACTATTTTGACTGCTGTAACTATACCTTTAATGGGACAGGCCATTGATGCAAGTAACGATGTTTCATGGACTTCTGATGCAAAAATAGCGGTTGAAAGCACTGCAAACGCAGTAAATATAGTTTATGCAAACGGTCCAGGTTCTAAAAGAACGTTTAATGTTTATATTCCTCAAAACAATATGAAACTTCAAACCAGAGGTAATGAAATTTTCATTATTACTAACCTTTCAGATGGAACTCTTAAAAATGTCTCCAGTACTACTAACTACAATCTAAACACCACTTCCATCACTTTAAATAAAACCTGGCATACTCTTCAAGTTGAATGGCTAACAGGACAAAATCAAATCACTATTAGAAGGGTAAATTAG
- a CDS encoding RNA-binding domain-containing protein — MNCEIYAKASVNPTEDMDKVIKAIANVIEYDEIEIGDDYVCVSGGIETVKNLKDELRERKIRGAVRKIMLKGITAGKIHFRLSKQAALAGTLNLVEDSLCPLGEIDVEIKTDDPDKLIDWMAPEIK; from the coding sequence ATGAACTGTGAAATATACGCTAAAGCATCAGTTAATCCAACAGAGGATATGGATAAAGTTATTAAAGCTATTGCAAACGTTATTGAATATGATGAAATTGAAATAGGGGACGATTACGTCTGTGTATCTGGAGGGATAGAAACAGTTAAAAATTTAAAAGACGAATTAAGAGAAAGGAAAATAAGGGGAGCTGTACGGAAAATAATGCTTAAGGGAATAACTGCCGGTAAAATTCACTTTAGATTAAGTAAACAGGCAGCACTTGCCGGGACATTAAATTTAGTGGAGGATAGTCTATGTCCTCTGGGTGAAATAGATGTTGAAATCAAAACTGATGATCCAGATAAATTAATAGACTGGATGGCTCCTGAAATAAAATAA
- a CDS encoding nucleoside monophosphate kinase produces MQVIGVTGLPGSGKSVVARVANNLGINVIRMGDVIRDEALKKNADIGETAVKLREDYGKYVVAEKCVEIIEEALKNTTDDKNELKFVIEGIRSPAEVEIFKKHFGKFKVIAIYSSPKTRFMRLKRRKRSDDSTSILEFKNRDERELKFGIGSVIAAADYMIVNEGPIWKYKNSVRNILKKEMKIQGKKKGNY; encoded by the coding sequence ATGCAGGTAATTGGAGTGACCGGACTACCTGGATCAGGTAAAAGTGTGGTGGCAAGAGTAGCAAATAATCTTGGAATCAATGTAATTCGAATGGGAGACGTAATTAGAGACGAAGCACTTAAAAAAAATGCAGATATTGGAGAAACAGCAGTAAAACTCCGTGAAGATTATGGGAAATATGTGGTAGCTGAAAAATGCGTTGAAATAATAGAAGAAGCGTTAAAAAACACTACAGATGATAAAAATGAACTGAAATTTGTAATTGAAGGTATAAGAAGCCCTGCAGAAGTGGAAATATTTAAAAAACATTTTGGAAAGTTCAAAGTTATTGCTATCTACAGCAGCCCAAAAACACGTTTTATGAGATTAAAACGGCGTAAACGATCTGATGATTCGACAAGTATCCTTGAATTTAAAAATAGGGATGAAAGAGAACTTAAATTTGGGATTGGCAGTGTTATTGCAGCAGCAGACTACATGATAGTAAATGAAGGGCCAATCTGGAAGTATAAAAACTCAGTAAGAAACATATTAAAAAAAGAAATGAAAATACAGGGCAAAAAGAAAGGTAATTATTGA
- a CDS encoding DUF2101 family protein, with product MKLFTIFGDLVIGIFNFVGMIILEIPNIPNRLKGINTDNIKDKVDPDVIKEKIYRIKNDNRIQETISKMGVPEIYRKDESDGSTIFVNDLTQNKQLKEEFTSEEKERTVFMLQIMSGAFLVISMLFIFNFLSLTLYAISGLACVVFIVYTLFSKIKLMYAADFNAYRDFFLMYVAVGLALVFVGTNPNFVMSFSFEFLPSLSVLIFAVISVAAVFLIFRIRYHRNFTYGTVIETGKKTAYVKVDYDICSNVKPDIYIVDNSYGADDGNRVKIQIEEKFLSMNGNKPGSIIEILN from the coding sequence ATGAAATTATTTACAATATTTGGAGATTTAGTTATAGGGATATTTAATTTTGTCGGAATGATTATTTTAGAGATACCTAACATTCCAAACAGATTAAAAGGCATAAATACTGATAATATCAAAGATAAGGTGGACCCTGATGTTATTAAGGAAAAGATTTATAGAATAAAAAATGATAACCGGATTCAGGAAACAATATCAAAGATGGGAGTTCCTGAAATTTATAGAAAAGATGAATCAGATGGAAGTACCATATTTGTTAATGACTTAACCCAAAATAAACAATTAAAAGAGGAATTCACATCAGAAGAAAAGGAAAGAACTGTTTTCATGCTTCAAATCATGTCTGGAGCATTTTTAGTTATTTCAATGCTTTTTATATTTAATTTCTTATCTTTGACCCTTTATGCAATTTCTGGACTTGCCTGCGTGGTATTTATAGTTTATACTCTGTTTTCAAAGATTAAATTAATGTATGCGGCTGATTTTAATGCTTACCGTGATTTCTTTTTGATGTATGTTGCTGTTGGGTTGGCACTGGTTTTTGTTGGAACCAATCCCAATTTTGTGATGTCATTTTCATTTGAGTTTCTACCGTCCCTTTCTGTTTTAATATTTGCAGTTATATCTGTCGCTGCAGTTTTTTTAATTTTCAGAATAAGATATCATCGAAACTTTACCTATGGGACTGTAATTGAAACCGGTAAAAAAACAGCTTATGTTAAGGTTGATTATGATATCTGTTCAAATGTAAAGCCAGATATTTACATTGTGGATAACAGTTATGGTGCAGATGATGGAAACAGGGTTAAAATTCAAATAGAAGAAAAATTTTTGAGCATGAACGGAAATAAACCAGGCAGTATAATAGAAATATTAAATTAA